The following nucleotide sequence is from Ferruginibacter lapsinanis.
ATCTGTACTAATTAATGGTGAAACTGAACAACCGATGGGAGTTGAGTTGCCTGATAAAATTGTACTGTTGGTTACTTATAGCGAACCTGGAGCAAAAGGAGATACTGCAACACGTACATTAAAGCCTGCTACTGTAGAAACAGGAGCAACTGTAAATGTACCATTATTCGTTAATGAAGGAGAATTGATCAGAGTGAATGCTAAAACAGGCGAATATGTAGAAAGAGTGAAAGAGAGCTAAAACAAATGACAGAATTTTGATATAAAAGAGGCTGATTTGCAAAAATCAGCCTCTTTCATTTTAGGCCGTTTTCCCCATTTTTTTGTGATTTTTAGGGTGTTTTAAGGCAGTTTTTAACATTTTTTGGTCAAATTCTATATTTTTAATTTTTCAGAAATTTGCATTTTTGATAAATCATTCCCTATCTTAGCAGCCCCGTTTAAATAAAGTAAACCATTTAATTTTTTAACATGGATATCAAACAAATTCAGGAGCTGGTAAAGCTCATCAATAAAACCAATATCGGAGAAATCACAATCGAAGAAGAAGGCGTTAAAATTACAGTTAAACAAAAGAAAGATCCCGTTCAGCATATAGTTGCATCAGCACAGCCACAGGCTTACGCACCACAACCGGCCGCAGCAGCGCCAGCGGCGGCGGCTCCGGCAGCAAAGCCGGCAGAAGCACCTAAAGCAGATAATCTGGTAACGATAAAGAGTCCGATGATCGGAACATTCTATCGTCAATCAGGTCCGGGTAAACCAATTTTTGTAAATGTTGGAGATGAAGTAGAACCTGGTAAAGTGGTATGCATCATTGAAGCAATGAAACTGTTCAATGAAATTGAAAGTGAAGTGAAAGGCAAAATAGTAAAAGTATTGGTGGAAGATGCAAGTCCGGTAGAGTATGATCAGCCATTATTCCTTGTAGAACCGAATTAATTTGATGGTTTGATAATTTGAAAATTTGACAACGGAACCAATGCTTTTCCGATAGTCAAACTGTTTAATCATCAAGTCACCAAATCACCAAATTTCCAAATTAACGAAGATGTTTAAAAAAATATTGATTGCTAACAGAGGAGAGATTGCATTACGTGTAATAAGAACCTGCAGAGAAATGGGCATTAAAACTGTTGCTGTACATTCTACAGCAGATAGAAATAGTCTACATGTAAAATTTGCTGATGAAGCAGTTTGTATCGGGAAGCCGGCCAGCACAGATTCTTACTTAAATATTCCCCACATCATGGCAGCTGCAGAAATTACCAATGCAGATGCAATTCACCCAGGGTATGGCTTTTTAGCAGAGAATGCGAAATTTGCTCAGATATGTACAGAGCATGGGATCAAATTTATTGGTCCAACGCCAGAGATGATCAATGCAATGGGTGATAAAGTGACTGCCAAAGAAACCATGATCAAAGCCGGTGTACCCGTTGTACCTGGTGTTGAAGGGCTATTGGAAAGTGTAGAACATGCCAAACAATCTGCTATGCAAATTGGCTACCCAATTATATTAAAAGCTACTGCAGGCGGTGGTGGTAAGGGTATGAGGGTTGTGTGGAATGAAGAAGAAATTGAAAAGGCATTTGAAAACGCTAAAACTGAAGCAGCCGCATCATTTAAAAATGATGGTATTTATATGGAAAAATTTGTGGAAGAACCACGCCACATTGAGATACAGGTTGCAGGTGATCAGTTTGGAAGTGTTTGTCACTTAAGTGAAAGGGATTGCTCTATTCAACGACGTCACCAAAAATTGGTTGAAGAATCTCCTTCTCCTTTTATGACCAATGAATTGCGGGAGCAAATGGGCGAAGCGGCTATTAAAGCGGCTTCTGCTATTAATTATGAAGGGGTAGGTACTATTGAGTTCCTTGTGGATAAACATCGTAATTTTTATTTCATGGAAATGAATACCCGTATTCAGGTTGAGCATTGTGTTACAGAAGAAGTGGTGAATTATGATCTGATCAAAGAACAAATAAAAATTGCGGCCGGTCATAAAATAAGTGGTAGAAATTATTATCCTCAAATGCATGCGATCGAATGCCGTATCAATGCTGAAGATCCGTATAATGATTTCCGACCAAGTCCGGGAAAGATAACTGTACTGCACACTCCGGGAGGGCATGGTGTACGTGTAGATAGCCATGTTTACGCAGGATATGTCATTCCTCCATATTATGATAGCATGATAGGAAAACTGATCTGCGTGGCACAAACCAGGGAAGAGGCTATCGATACTATGTACAGGGCTTTGAGTGAGTATGTGATAGAAGGGATTAAAACTACTATTCCTTTTCATTTACAATTAATGAAAAATGAAGATTTCAGAGCAGGGAACTTTACTACTAAATTCATGGAAAGCTTTGTTATGAAATAATATTTTTGACTGAATTAATCAGGAAAGCAACTCTTTGTGAGTTGCTTTTTTTATTTGCAAAATGCCCACTGTTAAGGATTTGATTCCTGCAGTATAGATTTAATGTGTAAAATCCACCACTATCTCTACCTGAACAAGCTACAAATTCGTACCTTTGCACCTCAAAAATCATCAGCAGCGAATGGCATTAATAAAAAGCATATCCGGAATACGTGGTACGATCGGCGGTAAAACAGGCGATAATCTGACTCCTTTAGATGTAGTTAAATTTACTGCAGCATTCGGCACCCTGTTGTCGCAACAAAGCGATAATAAAAAAATAGTTGTTGGGAGAGATGGACGCATTAGTGGTTTGATGGTTAAAAACTTAGTGATCAGTACATTGAATGCATTGGGGCTGGATGTGCTCGATGTTGATTACAGTACAACACCTACCGTTGAAATGGCGGTTGTGTTTGAAAATGCAGCAGGAGGGATAATACTAACGGCGAGCCATAACCCAAAAGAATGGAATGCATTAAAACTACTGAATAGCAAAGGGGAGTTTATCAATAGTGAAGAAGGGCAGAAAGTATTGGATATTGCAGCACGTGAAGATTTTAGTTTTGTTTCGGTAGATAAATTAGGCGTAACAACAACTGATGAATTGTCTTTACAAAAACATATCGATGCTATATTAAATTATGAATTGGTGGATGTAGCTGCGATAAAGAAAGCTAAATTTAAAATAGTAGTTGATGCTGTAAACAGTACCGGAGCAATAGCGGTGCCCGCTATGTTGAAGGCATTGGGTGTAAAAGATATTGAAGTGTTGAATGCGGAAGTAACCGGAAAATTTGCTCACAATCCAGAGCCCTTACCTGAGCATTTATCTGAACTGAGCAATGCGGTGGTGAAAACTAAAGCAAACTTAGGGATAGCTGTTGATCCGGATGTTGACAGGCTTTGTTTTGTTTGTGAAGATGGCAGCATGTTTGGAGAAGAGTATACTTTGGTGGCGGTGGCAGATTATGTGTTGAGTAAAAGAAAAGGTAATACAGTCTCTAATATGTCATCAACAAGGGCATTAAAAGATGTAACAATAAAGCATGGTGGCGAATATTTTCCGAGTGCAGTAGGTGAGGTGAATGTAGTGAATAAAATGAAAGCAGTTAATGCTGTGATCGGTGGAGAAGGGAACGGAGGTATCATTGTGCCGGATCTGCATTACGGAAGAGATGCCTTGATTGGGATCGCTCTTTTTTTAACACATCTGGCCAACAGTCAAAAAAGTATCAAGCAATTGAGAAATACTTTCCCTGATTATTTTATCAGTAAAAATAAGATCGGATTAGAAAATGGCATTGATGTGAAGGATGTTTTTGAAAAAATCAAATCAAAATACAAAAACAATCCAATCAACGTTGAAGACGGATTAAAAATAGAATTTGATAATGATTGGGTGCATTTACGTACGAGTAATACCGAACCGATCATTCGTATTTATGCAGAAAGTAATTTTGAAACTACTGCTGATAATATCGCTAAAAAACTAATGAAAGATATTAGCGAAGTAATGTAATGATCACTGGTCCATGGTCCATAGCCCATGGCACCCCGGTTCAATATAGACTATGGACAATTGACTATGGACTCTCAAAGAATTTATTTCGACAACGCTGCTACCACACCTCTTGATCCGGAAGTGCTGGAAGTAATGATGCCTTATTTAACGGAAAAATTCGGTAACCCTTCTTCTATATATTCCTACGGAAGAGAATCCAGAATGGCGATAGAAAATGCCAGGAAGAGCGTAGCGAAGATCTTGCATGCGCATCCATCCGAAATATTTTTTACCAGTGGTGGAACAGAAAGTAGTAATACCGCCATTGCAGCGGCTATAAAAGATCTGGGCTGCACACATATCATTACGTCTCCGATAGAACATCATGCTGTATTGCATTCTGTAGAGCATCGGAAAAATATCAATCATGTTAAAATTAGTTATGTAAAGTTGCTGCCTGATGGTCATGTGGACCTGGCCGATCTGGAAAGTCTTTTATCCTCATCAGGACAAAAAACGCTGGTAACATTAATGCATGCTAATAATGAGATTGGTAATATTTTAGATATACATGCAGTAGGAGATATTTGTAAAAAATACAATGCTGTTTTTCATAGTGACACCGTACAGACGCTTGGGCATTTTCCATTCGATCTGCGTAATACTAATGTGCATTTTATAACCGGGGCAGCACATAAATTTCACGGGCCTAAAGGAGTAGGCTTATTGTATATCAATGAAAATGTAAAAATAAATCCATTGGTACATGGCGGTTCTCAGGAAAGAAATATGAGAGCCGGAACAGAAAACCTATATGGTATTGTGGGGGTTGCAAAAGCCCTGGAAATAGCCACCAATAACTACGAGAAAGACAGTGTATATATCCGTAGTTTGAAACAATATATGTATGATTCTCTTAAGAAAAATATCCCGGGAGTTAGTTTTAACGGAGATGTTTTAGGCAGGAGTTTATATACCGTGTTGAGTGTTAATTTTCCTGCATCAGAAAGATCTGAAATGTTGTTATTTAATTTAGATATCAATAATATCTGCGCAAGTGGTGGAAGTGCCTGCACCAGTGGTATAGATGTGGGCAGTCATGTGATCAGGGCTATTTATCCAGATTCCGGATTAGTAACGGTTCGGTTTAGCTTTAGTAAGTATAATACCACAAATGAAATAGATCTGGTAGTTGAAAAATTAAAAGAATTGATCTAACGAAGGCTATTTATCTTATTAATACAGTAGTTCCTTTTGAAAATTTCTTTTCTCCCGTTTCGATATTGGTATATTCTAGCGTC
It contains:
- a CDS encoding cysteine desulfurase family protein; amino-acid sequence: MDSQRIYFDNAATTPLDPEVLEVMMPYLTEKFGNPSSIYSYGRESRMAIENARKSVAKILHAHPSEIFFTSGGTESSNTAIAAAIKDLGCTHIITSPIEHHAVLHSVEHRKNINHVKISYVKLLPDGHVDLADLESLLSSSGQKTLVTLMHANNEIGNILDIHAVGDICKKYNAVFHSDTVQTLGHFPFDLRNTNVHFITGAAHKFHGPKGVGLLYINENVKINPLVHGGSQERNMRAGTENLYGIVGVAKALEIATNNYEKDSVYIRSLKQYMYDSLKKNIPGVSFNGDVLGRSLYTVLSVNFPASERSEMLLFNLDINNICASGGSACTSGIDVGSHVIRAIYPDSGLVTVRFSFSKYNTTNEIDLVVEKLKELI
- the glmM gene encoding phosphoglucosamine mutase is translated as MALIKSISGIRGTIGGKTGDNLTPLDVVKFTAAFGTLLSQQSDNKKIVVGRDGRISGLMVKNLVISTLNALGLDVLDVDYSTTPTVEMAVVFENAAGGIILTASHNPKEWNALKLLNSKGEFINSEEGQKVLDIAAREDFSFVSVDKLGVTTTDELSLQKHIDAILNYELVDVAAIKKAKFKIVVDAVNSTGAIAVPAMLKALGVKDIEVLNAEVTGKFAHNPEPLPEHLSELSNAVVKTKANLGIAVDPDVDRLCFVCEDGSMFGEEYTLVAVADYVLSKRKGNTVSNMSSTRALKDVTIKHGGEYFPSAVGEVNVVNKMKAVNAVIGGEGNGGIIVPDLHYGRDALIGIALFLTHLANSQKSIKQLRNTFPDYFISKNKIGLENGIDVKDVFEKIKSKYKNNPINVEDGLKIEFDNDWVHLRTSNTEPIIRIYAESNFETTADNIAKKLMKDISEVM
- the accC gene encoding acetyl-CoA carboxylase biotin carboxylase subunit encodes the protein MFKKILIANRGEIALRVIRTCREMGIKTVAVHSTADRNSLHVKFADEAVCIGKPASTDSYLNIPHIMAAAEITNADAIHPGYGFLAENAKFAQICTEHGIKFIGPTPEMINAMGDKVTAKETMIKAGVPVVPGVEGLLESVEHAKQSAMQIGYPIILKATAGGGGKGMRVVWNEEEIEKAFENAKTEAAASFKNDGIYMEKFVEEPRHIEIQVAGDQFGSVCHLSERDCSIQRRHQKLVEESPSPFMTNELREQMGEAAIKAASAINYEGVGTIEFLVDKHRNFYFMEMNTRIQVEHCVTEEVVNYDLIKEQIKIAAGHKISGRNYYPQMHAIECRINAEDPYNDFRPSPGKITVLHTPGGHGVRVDSHVYAGYVIPPYYDSMIGKLICVAQTREEAIDTMYRALSEYVIEGIKTTIPFHLQLMKNEDFRAGNFTTKFMESFVMK
- the accB gene encoding acetyl-CoA carboxylase biotin carboxyl carrier protein translates to MDIKQIQELVKLINKTNIGEITIEEEGVKITVKQKKDPVQHIVASAQPQAYAPQPAAAAPAAAAPAAKPAEAPKADNLVTIKSPMIGTFYRQSGPGKPIFVNVGDEVEPGKVVCIIEAMKLFNEIESEVKGKIVKVLVEDASPVEYDQPLFLVEPN